The Lycium barbarum isolate Lr01 chromosome 12, ASM1917538v2, whole genome shotgun sequence genome includes a region encoding these proteins:
- the LOC132622182 gene encoding E3 ubiquitin-protein ligase JMJ24: protein MDHARSSFGPGEDNIGIPDDLRCKRSDGKQWRCTALSMPDKTVCEKHYIQAKKRAANSAMRANMKKGKRKSMDENDVYSESRSDDMDLPAENQNIGDYSGSISGKKHKEKVSKNQMNYFSETPQSKMFLARGMKSTDDLDVEGVQYDESRRGYRTPPPSGMESSRSRSQKMFDSSPTEGTSEGSSNSSDNTGGQPCHQCRRNDHRVIWCLRCDRRGYCESCISTWYPDMPVEEIQRICPACRGSCNCKVCMRGDNLIKVRIREIPAENKLQYLYSLLSAVLPVVKHIHNQQCFEVELEKKLRGNGMDLGRTKLNADEQMCCNFCRIPIIDYHRHCPNCSYDLCLSCCKDLRDATKLVQEDRGKQFLGRTDCRETTSKEGKLSSVHLNILGTFPDWKADSNGYIPCPPKQYGGCSSSVLSLKRIFKMNWVAKLVKNVEEMVSGCKVCDSGDLENISEGKLFQAAHRENGDDNFLYHPSSEDVRSAGIENFRKQWSKGKPVIIKDIYDVSSMSNWDPIEIWRGVRETTEEKTKDDNRTVKAIDCFDWSEIDIQIGQFIRGYSEGRIHENGRPEMLKLKDWPSPSASEEFLLYQRPEFISKLPLLEFIHSKWGLLNVAAKLPHYSLQNDVGPKIFISYGMYEELGRGDSVNNLHINMRDLAFLLVHISEVKLKGWPKTKIGKMQKTVAESDHKGFPGDALDVSSEGDFSKLSPGGERGDSQHAGMDSNANEMLVDQESRVTSQTGVDNFSHQDLNGSSLNSSDSSHSGALWDVFRRQDVPMLIEYLRFHWKKHDSDHLTDDSVPSPLYDGIVYLNEHHKGKLKELFGIEPWSFEQHLGEVIFIPAGCPFQMRNLQSTVQLGFDFLSPESLGEAVRMAEEIRELPNTHDAKLQMLEVGKISLYAASSAIKEVQKLVLDPKVGPELGFEDPNLTALVSENLEKMIKRRQVACA from the exons ATGGATCACGCACGATCATCCTTTGGGCCTGGTGAAGATAATATTGGGATCCCTGATGATTTGCGGTGTAAGAGGTCCGATGGGAAACAGTGGAGATGCACTGCATTGTCTATGCCCGATAAGACTGTGTGTGAAAAACACTACATACAGGCTAAGAAGAGGGCTGCAAATTCTGCAATGAGAGCCAACATGAAAAAGGGAAAGAGAAAATCAATGGATGAAAATGATGTATATTCGGAGAGTAGAAGTGATGATATGGATTTACCTGCTGAGAACCAGAATATTGGGGATTATTCTGGTTCAATCTCTGGGAAGAAGCACAAGGAAAAGGTATCAAAGAATCAGATGAATTATTTTTCGGAAACACCTCAAAGCAAGATGTTTTTAGCTCGCGGCATGAAGTCTACTGATGATCTAGACGTGGAAGGTGTACAGTATGATGAAAGCCGAAGAGGTTACAGGACGCCACCCCCTTCTGGTATGGAGTCATCCAGAAGCAGATCTCAGAAGATGTTTGATTCCAGTCCTACAGAG GGAACTTCTGAAGGGAGCTCCAATTCTTCAGATAATACAGGGGGGCAACCTTGTCATCAGTGTAGGCGGAATGATCACCGAGTAATTTGGTGCCTTAGATGTGATAGAAGGGGATACTGTGAAAGCTGCATTTCAACGTG GTACCCTGACATGCCAGTTGAAGAGATACAGAGGATTTGTCCTGCATGCCGTGGTAGTTGCAATTGTAAAGTGTGTATGCGGGGAGACAACTTAATAAAG GTTAGAATAAGGGAGATACCGGCAGAAAACAAATTGCAGTATCTCTATTCCCTTTTATCAGCAGTTCTTCCAGTTGTTAAGCACATTCACAATCAGCAGTGCTTTGAGGTAGAACTAGAAAAAAAACTTCGAG GAAATGGGATGGATCTTGGCCGGACAAAATTGAATGCAGATGAGCAAATGTGCTG TAATTTCTGCAGGATACCAATTATTGATTACCATAGACACTGCCCAAATTGTTCATATGACCTCTGCCTCAGTTGCTGCAAAGACCTCAGAGATGCAACCAAGCTTGTTCAGGAAGACAGGGGTAAGCAGTTCCTTGGAAGAACTGATTGCAGAGAAACCACGTCAAAGGAAGGGAAGTTGTCAAGCGTTCATCTAAATATACTCGGCACGTTTCCTGATTGGAAAGCAGATAGTAATGGCTACATACCTTGTCCACCAAAGCAATATGGGGGCTGCAGTTCCTCGGTCTTATCATTGAAACGGATCTTCAAGATGAATTGGGTAGCGAAACTGGTGAAAAATGTCGAAGAAATGGTTAGTGGATGTAAAGTATGTGATTCTGGTGATCTAGAGAATATCTCTGAAGGGAAGTTGTTCCAGGCTGCTCATAGAGAGAATGGTGATGATAACTTTTTGTACCATCCATCTTCTGAAGATGTTAGAAGTGCAGGGATTGAGAACTTCAGAAAGCAATGGAGCAAAGGTAAACCTGTTATCATCAAGGATATATATGATGTATCATCGATGTCAAACTGGGATCCAATTGAGATATGGAGAGGGGTAAGGGAGACAACAGAGGAGAAAACAAAAGATGATAACAGAACTGTGAAGGCCATTGACTGTTTTGATTGGAGTGAG ATTGATATCCAGATTGGTCAATTTATCAGAGGATATTCAGAGGGAAGAATTCATGAGAATGGTAGGCCAGAAATGCTCAAATTGAAAGATTGGCCTTCTCCTAGTGCTTCCGAAGAGTTCTTGTTATACCAGAGACCTGAGTTTATTAGTAAACTTCCTTTACTTGAATTCATCCACTCCAAGTGGGGTCTTCTAAATGTAGCTGCAAAATTGCCTCATTATTCCCTGCAGAATGATGTTGGTCCTAAGATTTTTATTTCTTATGGGATGTATGAAGAACTTGGTAGAGGTGACTCAGTGAACAATCTGCATATCAACATGCGTGACCTA GCATTCCTTTTGGTCCATATCAGTGAAGTCAAACTGAAAGGTTGGCCGAAGACAAAGATAGGAAAGATGCAGAAAACTGTTGCTGAATCTGATCACAAAGGATTTCCTGGTGATGCACTAGATGTTTCAAGCGAAGGGGATTTCTCCAAATTGTCTCCTGGTGGAGAGAGAGGGGATAGTCAGCATGCTGGTATGGATTCAAATGCCAATGAAATGTTGGTCGACCAAGAGAGCAGAGTTACTTCTCAGACTGGTGTAGATAACTTTAGTCATCAAGATTTGAACGGTTCCAGTTTAAACAGCTCCGACAGTAGTCACTCCGGAGCTCTTTGGGATGTCTTTCGGAGGCAGGATGTGCCGATGCTTATCGAGTATCTAAGATTTCATTGGAAGAAACATGATTCAGACCATCTAACGGATGATTCT GTGCCCAGTCCTCTCTATGATGGAATAGTATATCTGAATGAGCATCATAAGGGAAAGTTGAAAGAGTTATTTG GAATAGAGCCTTGGTCATTTGAACAGCATTTAGGCGAAGTGATTTTCATTCCTGCTGGATGCCCTTTCCAAATGAGGAATCTGCAG TCCACTGTCCAATTGGGCTTTGATTTTCTTTCTCCAGAAAGTTTAGGTGAGGCTGTTAGAATGGCTGAAGAAATCCGTGAGCTTCCTAATACTCATGATGCAAAGCTGCAAATGTTGGAG GTGGGAAAGATATCACTCTATGCAGCAAGCTCGGCCATCAAAGAAGTTCAGAAGTTGGTTCTGGATCCTAA AGTTGGCCCTGAACTTGGATTTGAGGATCCCAATTTGACTGCATTGGTGTCGGAGAatttggagaagatgataaagAGACGTCAGGTAGCTTGCGCATAA